Below is a genomic region from Flavobacterium ginsengisoli.
TAGTTTGCAGAGAAACGCTTCCTTTTCTTGTATAAAAGCCATAAGGATCTAATTTCTGTACTGGAGCAGGAAATAAATAATGAGATAAATTAACATCGTTACGATATATATTTAAGTCTTTCATAGCTACAGTAATAGCTTCTAAATCAAATCCCGATAAAGGTCTTAGAGATTTCCAGTTACCATTTGAATCTTTTCCAAAGCATAACAAAACATTATCTACTTTTCCAGTAGCCTCAGTTTGAAGATGCATAGGAAACATTTTTAACAGACCGTCCGAAGAACCGAAACAATAATTTCCAGAAGCAATGTATCCCGTTTTCTCCCAATTTAAAATAGATTTTTTATAGCAATCTGCCAGAGATTGATCTAAAAGGAAAGCATCAAAAAAAGTTATTTTTGAGAATTTGGCTAGAATATTTTCTTCATCATTTTCTGAAATCGAAAAATTTTCCAGAGTGCTCTGAGCTGCTAGAGAGCCACAAAAAAGAGTTGTTACACCAACAAATCCAACATTTTTTATAAAATTTCTTCGTGCTAAATTGATCATAATCCTCTGCTTTTCTGTTAAATTCACAGTAAAAGTAATAAAAGGAAATATGAAATGGTAATTTTTTGTTAAAGAACACAATAAAAACCGTATAAGTACGTTAAATAGCTCTTTTTTTAAAGAAAACACTTATACGGAAAAAATATGCAAAGATAAAGTGTAGAGTTAAAAAGGAAGTCCAACAAATCCTAATAAAATCAATAAGCTAACAATTCTTTGCTATTTCATATTTTTTGTTTTAAAAGTTATTTTACTTCTGGAACAATAATTTGATATTTTCCGCTAAGATGCATTAGACCAAAAAGATACATTAGCCCATCATAATACGGATCAAAATAACCGTCTTCATAAGGTTCGAGCTTTGCATTCCAAACTGCATGAACAAAATCTAAACTTTCTTTATCCTGATTGACCAATGATGCTGTTGCCGAAGTAGCCACTAGACCAATAGAATGTCTTAGTTTTTTAACAGGGCCCGCCTGAAGGACAAATTCGGGAGTCGAACCATCCAAATTAAATTGATCTTCGAACTTGTCTAATCCTTTAGATCTAAGAAAATTTTGAAATCGCTTCGCATAGCCTTCTTGCCATTCTTTATCTTTTCGGTACCAAGTATAATCCATAGCAATATTCATAGGGACACGCCAAGAATCATAACGGAATCCAGGAGGCATCCAAGGTGTCGGATGCGGTTCTCCGTTAAATTCTGTATAATCTGAATTTAGCCCCGTAACAGGATGGCAAGCCTTATGTAAAAAGTTGCGTGACACACCGGCACATTCCTTATAAAACTGTTCATGTCCGTCTTTAGCATAGCATGCCCATATTTCATAAAAGGCTGGAACATGATAAGAAGGATCTGTCCAATTGTAACCGCCTCCTTCTGGCACAAAAGAAATTTGCTTATGTTCTGTATTTATAATATTATGTACATTGCCTGTTCCGTCTTTTTTCCACATGGCATCTAGTATTCTTCTGGCTTCTTTGTAGTAGTTTATTCCTGTATCATTACCCCATTTATTAGAAGCGAAAAGCAAGCTCGTTATATAATACAGTTCTCCATCTGAAGCAGAACCTAGAGAATTTTGTTTTTTAGTCTCTGGATTTACGCTCCACGCAAAATATCCTTCTCTAGGTCCATCTTGATGCTTGCATGTATTTTACAGACCATCTCCATAAACGATCGAAAACCTCTTTTTTGTTAAGCTGAACGGCAACCATCATACCATAAGACATTCCCTCGGTACGGGCATCTTTATTTTTAACGTCAGAAACATATCCTAGAGAATCACCTTCTTCAAAATACACTTTATTTGGACCTTCGAATATATCAAAATAAGCTTTGGCTAATTTCTTGTCTATTTCGTCTTGACTGTAGCCTGCTTCCTTAAAGAGATTTCTATACTGAGGCCTTTCAGATTCTGTTTTAGCTGTTTTCTTCTTATTCTGCCCTAGTCCCGATAACGGCAGTGTCAGTATGAAGATCATCACAAATGCAGAAATTTTAATGTTTAATTTTTTATATTCTATCATGTTTATCTTTTTAAATAGTATTTCTTCATATGAAAAAATAAAATGAGATTTTATTTTACAGAACTTACGCCATCTGTAGTTTGTACAATTTTTTGAATGGTTCCGTCTTTATTATAATGCATATAGTCTACGCAGATTGAACGTCTGTAACTGCCTCCTGTTGGCAAACTTCCATTGTGGTAAAAAAAGTACGACTTTCCTTTATAGTCAATAATTCCGGGATGTGTGGTAAAACTATTTGGTACATTTTCCTGAATAATTCCCTGATACTTCCATGGTCCAGTTATACTTTTTG
It encodes:
- a CDS encoding glycosyl hydrolase family 8 — its product is MIEYKKLNIKISAFVMIFILTLPLSGLGQNKKKTAKTESERPQYRNLFKEAGYSQDEIDKKLAKAYFDIFEGPNKVYFEEGDSLGYVSDVKNKDARTEGMSYGMMVAVQLNKKEVFDRLWRWSVKYMQASRWT